A portion of the Clostridium gelidum genome contains these proteins:
- a CDS encoding alpha/beta fold hydrolase has translation MKKGAVDSKRYISQNNYNEEMLNKVEPYLQKNLKCGYILGVKNVKLYYEKFIVKNAKANIVICHGLGEFTEKYYELIYYFMKEGYSVFIIEHRGHGRSQRIGIDNCQINVEKFNYYIEDFKKFIEEIVIPNSDNKNLLLFAHSMGGGIGTVFLEEYTNYFKAAVLSSPMHEINTGKTPTILANIISNVMKLCGNSKMYLPGQIPYSEEKSFISTATSCKERYEYVYEKIKNNNEYHSGGTSALWYIESSKATRKLVKKENASKVKIPVLLFQAEYDTYVISRGQNKFASYAKDCELIHVKGAKHESYFEKDEILFDFLDKAFLFYENNLK, from the coding sequence ATGAAGAAAGGGGCTGTGGATTCTAAAAGATATATTTCTCAGAATAATTATAATGAAGAAATGTTAAATAAAGTTGAACCATATTTACAGAAAAACTTAAAATGTGGTTACATATTAGGAGTAAAAAACGTAAAACTTTATTATGAGAAATTTATTGTTAAAAATGCAAAGGCTAATATAGTTATTTGCCATGGATTAGGAGAATTCACTGAGAAGTACTATGAGTTAATTTACTATTTTATGAAAGAAGGATATTCTGTTTTTATTATTGAACATAGGGGGCATGGACGTTCTCAAAGGATTGGAATTGATAATTGTCAAATTAATGTTGAAAAATTTAATTACTATATTGAAGATTTTAAGAAATTTATAGAGGAAATTGTTATTCCAAATAGTGATAATAAAAACTTATTGTTATTTGCACATTCTATGGGAGGTGGAATAGGAACTGTTTTTTTAGAGGAATATACTAATTATTTTAAAGCCGCCGTATTAAGTTCACCAATGCATGAAATAAATACAGGGAAAACACCAACTATTTTGGCAAATATTATTTCTAATGTAATGAAACTTTGTGGAAATAGTAAAATGTATCTCCCAGGACAAATACCATATAGTGAAGAAAAGAGTTTCATAAGTACAGCTACTAGTTGCAAAGAAAGATATGAATATGTATATGAAAAGATAAAGAATAATAATGAATATCATAGTGGAGGGACATCTGCACTATGGTATATTGAAAGCTCAAAAGCTACTAGAAAACTTGTGAAAAAAGAAAATGCTTCAAAAGTAAAAATACCAGTATTATTATTTCAAGCAGAATATGATACTTATGTCATTTCAAGGGGACAAAATAAGTTTGCATCATATGCTAAAGATTGTGAGTTAATTCATGTAAAGGGAGCTAAACATGAATCTTACTTTGAAAAAGATGAAATATTATTTGATTTTCTTGATAAGGCATTCTTATTTTATGAGAATAACTTAAAATAA
- a CDS encoding alpha-amylase family glycosyl hydrolase: MNSWIKESIFYQFYTLGFCGVLEPGRVYEEENRLTKIEEWIPHLKEMSVNAIYFAPIFESSYHGYDTKDYYKVDKRLGSNENFKELCEKLHENNIKIILDGVFNHVGREFWAFKDVQENGTNSRYCSWFVNLNFDSKSPMGDEFNYQSWNGCYDLVKLNLKNQEVLDHLLHAVGAWIDEFDIDGLRLDAADSIDFEFFKDLKKFTEAKKDDFWLMGEVIHGDYTRWANPESLDSVTNYECYKGNYSSHNDKNYFEIAHSLNRLFGKGGIYKDLCLYNFADNHDVNRLASTLKNSEHIYNVYTLLFTIPGVPSIYYGSEYRIKGVKGQGTDLPLRPELELEKIKQENDNLFELIKKLGKIRCGSEALKYGNYEQVVVKNEQFIFARTFNDDKIYIILNLSDKESLLDFELSFEEGIDLLDENEIVIKGGKVNMEVPAFSSKIIQKLK; this comes from the coding sequence ATGAATTCATGGATTAAGGAGAGCATATTTTATCAATTTTATACACTAGGGTTTTGTGGAGTTTTAGAACCAGGTAGAGTGTATGAAGAAGAAAATAGATTAACTAAAATTGAAGAATGGATACCTCATTTAAAAGAAATGAGTGTAAATGCAATTTATTTTGCACCAATTTTCGAGTCAAGTTATCATGGATATGATACTAAGGATTATTACAAAGTTGATAAAAGACTTGGAAGTAATGAAAATTTCAAGGAATTATGTGAGAAGCTTCACGAAAATAATATAAAAATAATATTAGATGGAGTATTTAATCATGTAGGAAGGGAATTTTGGGCATTTAAAGATGTTCAAGAAAATGGAACAAATTCTAGATATTGCAGTTGGTTTGTAAATTTAAACTTTGATAGCAAAAGTCCAATGGGTGATGAGTTTAATTATCAAAGTTGGAATGGTTGTTATGATTTAGTTAAACTTAATTTAAAGAATCAAGAAGTTTTAGATCATTTATTACATGCAGTAGGTGCTTGGATAGATGAGTTTGATATAGATGGGTTAAGATTAGATGCGGCAGATAGTATAGACTTTGAATTTTTTAAGGATTTAAAGAAGTTTACAGAAGCTAAAAAGGATGATTTTTGGCTTATGGGTGAAGTTATTCACGGTGATTATACTAGATGGGCAAATCCTGAAAGTTTAGATTCAGTAACAAATTATGAATGCTATAAGGGGAATTATTCTAGCCATAATGATAAAAATTATTTTGAAATTGCACATTCATTAAATAGATTATTTGGTAAAGGCGGAATTTATAAGGATTTATGTTTATATAATTTTGCAGACAATCATGATGTTAATAGACTCGCTAGTACTTTGAAAAATTCAGAACATATATACAATGTGTATACATTATTATTTACAATACCAGGAGTACCAAGTATTTATTATGGAAGTGAATATAGAATTAAAGGTGTTAAAGGACAAGGGACGGATTTACCTTTAAGACCAGAGTTAGAACTTGAAAAAATAAAACAAGAAAATGATAATTTATTTGAATTAATTAAAAAATTAGGGAAGATACGATGTGGAAGTGAAGCTCTAAAATATGGCAACTATGAGCAAGTTGTTGTTAAAAATGAGCAATTTATATTTGCTAGAACTTTTAATGATGACAAGATATATATAATTTTAAATTTGTCTGATAAAGAAAGTCTGTTAGATTTTGAGTTATCTTTTGAAGAAGGAATTGATTTACTAGATGAAAATGAAATTGTTATTAAGGGTGGAAAAGTAAATATGGAAGTACCAGCATTTTCATCAAAAATAATTCAAAAATTAAAATAG
- the pulA gene encoding type I pullulanase: MNLLDNDYNNYIGKLGMEYSKDSTKFVLWAPNANNVRLALFGKDEKNHMNAPEEILDMNRGLQGTWSIEIKKDLKGEFYNYLVTNSGNEREVTDPYAKALGVNGHRGMVVDLKETNPIDFNKDEKPELISASGSIIYEVHVRDFSINENSGVRFERKGRFVAFCEHGTTIPGQYTKTGIDYLKHLGVTHVHLLPSFDYETIDESNPDMPQYNWGYDPKNYFTPEGSYSTNPFSGEKRINEFKEMVKSLHKAGIRVVMDMVYNHTYRSHDSNLNLAVPGYYYRQDSNGNFSNGSGCGNELASERYMVRKLIVDSVIYWAKEYHIDGFRFDLMGLHDIETIKKIRVELDKIDSSILVYGEGWTGGWTPLRGEDSAVKENIIKFDKMQIAAFSDDTRDAVKGHVFNINERGYVNGRTGLEESIKFCIVGAIGKEGINYDKVLYSRWAWANEPYQCINYISAHDNYTLWDKLSMSNQDSSLEKRKNMNKLAAAIVLTSQGIPFFQAGEEFLRTKKNDDGSFNHDSYNAPDRVNNLEWSRAHEYEDIVNYYRGLIKLRKKYKAFRMNSSEEIRINLTFFENGESFYKENVVAYKIEDNSGRNLSNTIVVIFNPNDEEAFIDLKECGWSVLVNKERAGVDEIYAIAGNNITVPSKCAYVLIKK; encoded by the coding sequence ATGAATTTATTAGATAATGATTATAATAATTATATTGGAAAACTCGGAATGGAGTATTCTAAAGATAGCACTAAATTTGTGTTGTGGGCACCTAATGCAAATAATGTTAGACTAGCTTTGTTTGGAAAAGATGAAAAAAATCACATGAATGCTCCAGAAGAAATATTAGATATGAACAGAGGATTGCAAGGAACTTGGAGTATAGAAATTAAGAAAGATTTAAAGGGTGAATTTTATAATTATTTAGTCACTAATAGCGGAAATGAGAGAGAAGTAACAGATCCATATGCTAAAGCTCTAGGAGTCAATGGACATCGAGGTATGGTAGTTGATCTTAAAGAAACTAATCCTATAGATTTTAATAAAGATGAAAAACCAGAATTAATTAGCGCTTCAGGATCTATAATATATGAAGTTCACGTAAGAGATTTTTCCATAAATGAAAATTCAGGAGTAAGATTTGAGCGAAAAGGAAGATTCGTTGCATTTTGTGAACATGGAACTACTATTCCTGGACAATATACAAAAACTGGTATTGATTATTTGAAACATTTAGGGGTAACTCATGTTCATTTACTCCCATCTTTTGATTATGAAACGATTGATGAAAGTAATCCAGATATGCCACAATATAATTGGGGATATGATCCTAAAAATTATTTTACACCAGAAGGGTCTTACTCTACTAATCCCTTTAGTGGAGAAAAAAGAATTAATGAATTTAAGGAAATGGTAAAAAGTCTTCATAAGGCAGGTATCCGAGTTGTTATGGATATGGTTTATAATCACACATATAGAAGTCATGATTCAAATCTCAATTTAGCAGTACCAGGATATTATTATCGTCAAGATTCTAATGGTAATTTTTCAAATGGTTCAGGGTGTGGTAATGAATTAGCTTCAGAAAGATATATGGTAAGAAAGCTTATTGTTGATTCTGTAATTTACTGGGCTAAAGAATATCACATAGATGGATTTAGATTCGATTTAATGGGACTTCATGATATAGAAACTATAAAGAAAATCAGAGTAGAATTAGATAAAATTGATTCTTCTATACTTGTATATGGAGAAGGATGGACTGGTGGATGGACACCACTCCGAGGAGAAGATTCAGCCGTAAAGGAAAATATAATAAAATTTGACAAAATGCAAATTGCAGCATTTAGTGATGATACTAGAGATGCTGTTAAAGGACATGTATTTAATATTAATGAAAGAGGCTATGTAAATGGTAGAACAGGTCTTGAAGAAAGTATTAAATTTTGCATAGTTGGAGCCATTGGAAAAGAAGGTATTAATTATGATAAAGTATTATATTCACGCTGGGCATGGGCAAATGAACCTTATCAATGTATAAATTATATTTCAGCACATGATAATTATACATTATGGGATAAGTTATCTATGTCAAATCAAGATTCATCTTTAGAAAAGCGTAAGAACATGAATAAATTAGCAGCAGCCATAGTATTAACGTCTCAAGGAATACCATTTTTTCAAGCCGGAGAAGAATTTCTACGAACTAAAAAAAATGACGATGGGAGTTTCAATCATGATAGTTATAATGCTCCTGATAGGGTGAATAATTTAGAATGGAGCAGAGCTCATGAGTATGAAGATATTGTTAATTATTATAGAGGATTAATTAAGTTAAGAAAAAAATACAAAGCTTTTAGAATGAATTCAAGTGAAGAAATCAGAATAAACTTGACATTTTTTGAGAATGGAGAAAGTTTTTATAAGGAAAATGTTGTTGCATATAAAATAGAAGATAACAGTGGAAGAAATTTAAGTAATACTATAGTGGTAATATTCAATCCAAATGATGAAGAAGCATTTATAGATTTAAAAGAATGTGGATGGAGTGTTCTTGTTAATAAAGAAAGAGCTGGAGTAGATGAAATTTATGCTATAGCAGGCAATAATATAACTGTTCCTTCAAAATGTGCATATGTTTTAATAAAGAAATAA
- a CDS encoding DUF4931 domain-containing protein: MEKEKYLVFLNDINKDKPNEFKKINMKECPFCNREKLTDIIDQKGPFVLLKNKYPTIKDTYQLVLIETYSCDNDMGQYSAEYMQELMRFGVKHWLRIEESGEYKSVIFYKNHGPNSGGSLKHPHMQIVGIDDIDYKLKIKDEYFEGIEVHKSDNCLVNLSHRPFNGFTEFNIIISDDLYGLNELSYNLKKIVHYLLNNYFVKCDSFNIFFYHFKEKIICKVMPRFTSSPLLLGYGIKQISSCEREIVDKLKSMYFQ, from the coding sequence ATGGAAAAAGAAAAATATTTAGTATTTTTAAATGATATTAATAAAGATAAACCTAATGAATTTAAAAAAATAAATATGAAAGAATGTCCCTTTTGTAATAGAGAGAAACTTACTGACATTATAGATCAAAAAGGACCGTTTGTATTACTTAAAAACAAGTATCCAACAATAAAAGACACCTATCAATTAGTTCTTATAGAAACATATAGTTGCGATAATGATATGGGACAATATTCTGCAGAGTATATGCAAGAGTTAATGAGATTTGGTGTTAAACATTGGCTAAGGATAGAAGAAAGTGGAGAGTATAAGTCGGTTATATTTTATAAAAATCATGGACCAAATTCTGGAGGGAGTTTAAAACATCCTCACATGCAAATTGTAGGAATTGATGATATTGATTATAAATTAAAAATAAAAGATGAGTATTTTGAAGGAATAGAGGTTCATAAAAGTGATAATTGTTTAGTAAATTTATCTCATAGACCATTTAATGGATTTACTGAGTTTAATATAATTATAAGTGATGATTTATATGGATTAAATGAACTTTCATATAACCTAAAAAAGATAGTTCATTATCTTTTAAATAACTATTTTGTAAAGTGTGATAGTTTTAATATATTCTTTTATCATTTTAAAGAAAAGATAATATGTAAGGTTATGCCAAGATTCACTAGTTCACCATTGCTTCTTGGATATGGAATAAAGCAAATATCAAGTTGTGAAAGAGAAATAGTCGATAAATTAAAGTCAATGTATTTTCAATAA
- a CDS encoding IS1182 family transposase gives MLKTKLYNKNYNQFNDNYQLILPLNLENLIPEDDSVRLLSHILEGLNYTKLYQAYSSVGRKPAVEPKIMFKIVSYAYSQNVYSSRKIEKACKRDINFKWLLQGYKAPDHATISRFRKEYLSNEVIEDLFYQQVKYLAAQKEILFENVFIDGTKIEANANRYTFVWKKSIYKNEEKMFDKILTLAENINLEESRDFIVKKETLIYDIDKILEWLLYEKDKRNIEFVHGIGKRKTAIQKWIEQLFEYKERQEKYNFSKNILSKRNSYSKTDTDATFMRMKDDHMRNGQLKPAYNAQIAVESEYVTGVGIFDDRNDIATLIPMLNNMQEKIGYKYLNVIADSGYESEENYLFLESNNQTPYIKPQTYEKWKKRSFKNDISKRENMKYDAESDLYICHNGRKLIPTSIINRKSASGYKSEATIYECESCDNCAHKSKCTKAKGNRKMQVSKTFVEKREISYRNITTEFGTKLRMNRSIQVEGAFGVLKSDYEFNRFLTRGKNSVKTEFILLCFGYNINKLHLKIQNERTQNHLHELKSTA, from the coding sequence ATGTTAAAAACCAAATTATACAATAAAAATTATAATCAATTTAATGATAATTATCAACTTATATTACCATTAAATTTAGAAAACTTAATACCAGAAGATGATTCAGTCCGCTTGCTAAGCCATATATTGGAGGGATTAAATTATACAAAGTTGTATCAGGCGTACTCTTCCGTTGGAAGAAAACCGGCAGTGGAACCAAAAATCATGTTCAAAATAGTATCGTATGCTTATTCTCAAAATGTTTATTCTAGTAGAAAAATAGAGAAAGCATGCAAAAGAGATATAAATTTCAAGTGGCTACTTCAAGGTTATAAAGCACCTGATCATGCTACCATTAGTAGATTCCGTAAAGAATATCTTTCAAATGAAGTAATTGAAGATTTATTTTATCAACAAGTTAAATATCTAGCAGCTCAAAAGGAAATATTATTTGAAAATGTATTTATTGATGGTACTAAAATCGAAGCGAATGCCAATCGTTATACTTTTGTTTGGAAGAAATCCATTTATAAAAATGAGGAAAAAATGTTTGATAAGATTCTTACTCTTGCTGAAAATATCAATCTTGAAGAATCGAGAGACTTTATTGTTAAAAAAGAAACATTGATATATGATATTGATAAAATTCTCGAATGGCTTTTATATGAAAAAGACAAAAGAAACATAGAGTTTGTTCACGGTATTGGTAAAAGAAAAACTGCAATTCAGAAATGGATAGAGCAACTATTTGAATATAAAGAAAGACAAGAAAAATATAATTTCAGTAAAAACATATTATCAAAAAGAAATAGTTATTCTAAAACTGATACAGATGCAACTTTTATGCGTATGAAAGATGACCATATGAGAAATGGTCAATTGAAACCTGCATATAATGCACAAATCGCAGTTGAAAGTGAATACGTAACCGGGGTCGGAATATTTGATGATAGAAATGATATAGCAACATTAATACCTATGCTTAATAATATGCAAGAAAAAATTGGGTATAAATATCTTAATGTAATTGCAGATTCTGGTTACGAAAGTGAGGAGAACTATTTATTTTTAGAATCTAACAATCAAACTCCGTATATAAAACCACAAACTTATGAAAAGTGGAAAAAAAGAAGTTTTAAAAATGATATTAGTAAACGTGAAAACATGAAATATGATGCAGAATCAGATTTATATATTTGCCATAATGGTAGAAAGTTGATTCCGACCTCTATTATTAATAGAAAATCCGCCAGTGGATACAAATCAGAGGCTACTATCTATGAGTGTGAAAGTTGTGATAACTGTGCTCATAAATCGAAGTGCACGAAAGCAAAAGGAAATAGAAAGATGCAAGTTTCAAAAACTTTTGTGGAAAAGCGTGAAATATCTTATAGAAATATCACAACTGAATTTGGAACTAAATTAAGAATGAACAGATCTATTCAGGTCGAAGGAGCATTTGGAGTTCTAAAAAGTGATTATGAATTCAATAGATTTTTAACACGTGGAAAAAATAGTGTTAAAACTGAATTTATTTTGCTTTGTTTTGGCTACAACATTAACAAATTGCATTTAAAAATACAAAATGAAAGAACCCAAAATCATCTTCATGAATTAAAATCTACTGCCTAA
- a CDS encoding ribonuclease J: MDNNEIEINKVKTSKKNKPITVPIKIIPLGGLGEIGKNITAFEYKDEIIVIDCGLAFPDEDLYGIDLVIPDVTYLINNKDKVKGFFITHGHEDHIGSLAYVLKQINAPVYGTKLTIGLIEIKLKEHNILSDCTLNVVEPGELIKLKEINIEFIRNNHSIPDSCSIALHTPLGVILHTGDFKVDFTPIDGKVMDLQRYAQLGKKGVLLLMSESTNSLHKGYTMSEKTVGETLENLFSKATGRVIVSTFASNVHRLQQISDCSIKNNRKIEFSGRSMEKISEVAIALGYLFIPEDMIISLDEIKNYPSDKITIVTTGSQGESMAALTRIAAATHRKIQIEKGDMVIISATPIPGNEKAVSNVINDLIVKGANVIYKAIEDIHVSGHACEQELRLIQSLLRPKFFIPIHGEYKHLITHAKIAQSMGIDESNIFILEIGDVLELSRNKGNVTGKVPFGRVLVDGMGVGDVGNMVLRDRKNLAENGIITVVVAIDRRNKIMTSGPDIVSRGFVYVRNSEELIDEVRSIVTKVVEKCLENNITQWAEIKNSIRREVDNFVYTKMKRKPMILPVIVEV, translated from the coding sequence TTGGATAATAACGAAATTGAAATTAATAAAGTTAAAACAAGTAAAAAAAATAAACCCATAACAGTTCCTATAAAGATAATTCCATTAGGTGGATTGGGAGAGATAGGAAAAAATATAACCGCCTTTGAGTATAAAGATGAAATAATAGTCATAGATTGTGGATTAGCATTTCCAGATGAAGATCTTTATGGAATTGATCTTGTAATTCCTGATGTAACATATTTAATAAATAATAAAGATAAGGTAAAGGGATTTTTTATTACTCATGGACATGAAGATCATATAGGTTCATTAGCATATGTATTAAAGCAAATTAATGCTCCTGTATATGGTACAAAACTTACAATTGGATTAATTGAAATTAAATTAAAAGAACATAATATACTTAGTGACTGTACATTAAATGTAGTTGAACCTGGCGAGTTAATAAAATTAAAGGAAATTAATATTGAGTTTATTAGAAATAATCACAGCATACCAGATAGTTGTTCAATTGCATTACATACGCCTCTTGGAGTTATTTTACATACTGGTGATTTTAAAGTTGATTTTACTCCAATTGATGGAAAAGTTATGGATTTACAAAGATATGCACAATTAGGCAAGAAAGGTGTACTACTTTTAATGTCTGAAAGTACTAATTCCCTTCATAAGGGTTATACAATGTCAGAAAAAACAGTAGGGGAAACTCTAGAAAATCTTTTTAGTAAAGCAACTGGTAGGGTTATAGTATCTACATTTGCATCAAATGTTCATAGGTTACAACAGATTAGTGATTGTTCTATAAAAAATAATAGAAAGATAGAATTTAGTGGTCGAAGCATGGAGAAAATATCAGAAGTTGCTATAGCCCTTGGATATTTATTCATTCCAGAAGATATGATAATAAGTCTAGATGAGATTAAAAATTATCCAAGTGATAAGATAACCATTGTTACTACAGGAAGCCAAGGGGAATCAATGGCTGCACTTACAAGGATAGCAGCAGCAACTCATAGAAAGATACAAATAGAAAAAGGAGATATGGTTATTATCTCAGCGACTCCAATACCTGGTAATGAAAAAGCAGTATCAAATGTAATAAATGATTTAATAGTAAAGGGTGCTAATGTAATTTATAAAGCAATAGAAGATATACATGTTTCAGGGCATGCTTGTGAACAAGAACTTAGATTAATTCAATCTTTATTAAGGCCTAAGTTTTTTATACCTATTCATGGCGAATATAAGCATTTAATTACCCATGCTAAAATTGCACAAAGTATGGGTATAGATGAATCTAATATATTCATTTTAGAAATAGGCGATGTTCTTGAACTATCTAGAAATAAAGGAAACGTAACTGGAAAAGTACCATTTGGAAGAGTGCTTGTAGATGGTATGGGTGTAGGAGATGTAGGAAATATGGTACTTAGAGATAGAAAAAACTTGGCGGAGAATGGGATTATAACAGTAGTTGTAGCTATAGATAGAAGAAATAAAATTATGACATCAGGACCAGATATAGTTTCAAGAGGTTTTGTATATGTTAGAAATTCTGAAGAATTAATTGATGAAGTTAGAAGTATAGTTACTAAGGTTGTAGAGAAGTGTTTAGAAAATAATATAACACAGTGGGCAGAAATAAAAAATAGTATAAGAAGAGAAGTAGATAATTTTGTTTATACAAAGATGAAAAGGAAACCTATGATTTTACCAGTAATTGTTGAAGTATAG
- a CDS encoding DegT/DnrJ/EryC1/StrS family aminotransferase, which yields MKNIPFSPPDITEEEIEAVANVLRSGWITSGPQLAKFEEEIEKYLNVNKALALNSATAAMELVLKVFDIKEGDEIISTPYTYTATSSVAVHRGVKPIYVDVKKNTFEMDIDKVAEKITEKTKVIMPVDIAGVPFDYDALKKVLKDKNREDIMILCDSAHAFGAKYKGEPVGSQCDFHSFSFHAVKNLTTGEGGAITFNDNNFRGHKNLLQYMRFTAMHGQSKDAMSKLKAGAWEYDIINDGLKCNMTDISAAIGVVQLKRYEGMLEKRRQIFKTYTDILSKEDFSIIPFTKDENGTETSYHLYLYRVKGFNEEKRNAAIERLAEIGIATNVHYKPLPMLTLYKNLGYEMKDYPNAYAQYENQITLPVYSTLSLEDAEYIARETVKVIRELL from the coding sequence ATGAAAAATATACCATTTTCACCACCTGATATAACAGAAGAAGAAATAGAAGCAGTAGCTAATGTATTAAGATCGGGTTGGATTACTTCAGGTCCACAACTTGCAAAGTTTGAAGAAGAAATAGAAAAGTACTTAAATGTCAATAAAGCATTAGCATTAAATAGTGCTACAGCTGCAATGGAATTGGTACTTAAGGTATTTGATATAAAAGAAGGCGATGAAATTATATCTACTCCATATACTTATACAGCAACGTCAAGTGTTGCTGTGCATAGAGGGGTTAAGCCAATATATGTAGATGTTAAAAAAAATACTTTTGAAATGGACATAGATAAGGTTGCAGAAAAAATTACAGAGAAGACTAAGGTAATCATGCCAGTAGATATTGCAGGAGTACCATTTGATTATGATGCATTAAAAAAGGTTTTGAAGGATAAAAATAGAGAAGATATAATGATTCTTTGTGATTCAGCTCATGCTTTTGGGGCTAAATATAAAGGAGAACCTGTTGGTTCTCAATGTGACTTTCATTCATTTTCATTCCATGCAGTTAAGAATTTAACTACTGGTGAAGGTGGTGCAATTACTTTTAATGATAATAATTTTAGAGGTCATAAAAATTTGCTACAATATATGAGATTTACTGCTATGCATGGTCAATCAAAGGATGCTATGAGTAAACTTAAGGCAGGAGCTTGGGAATATGATATCATAAATGATGGACTTAAATGTAATATGACAGATATTAGTGCTGCAATTGGAGTAGTTCAACTTAAGAGATATGAAGGAATGCTTGAAAAAAGAAGACAAATATTTAAAACATACACTGATATTTTATCTAAAGAAGATTTTTCAATAATTCCATTTACTAAAGATGAAAATGGAACTGAAACATCATATCATTTATACCTCTATAGAGTTAAAGGATTTAATGAAGAAAAGCGAAATGCAGCAATTGAAAGGCTAGCAGAAATAGGAATAGCAACAAATGTGCATTATAAGCCCCTTCCAATGCTAACACTTTATAAAAATCTTGGATATGAAATGAAAGATTATCCCAATGCTTATGCACAATATGAAAATCAAATTACACTTCCAGTATATTCTACATTGTCTCTTGAAGACGCAGAATATATAGCTAGGGAAACTGTAAAAGTAATTAGAGAGTTATTATAG
- a CDS encoding MerR family transcriptional regulator: MKIGEFAKRSGVTVKTLLHYDKIGLLKPSQKTDSGYRIYCEDDFLKLQQITTLKFIGLSLNEISHIIHESGENLENMISIQKKALEEKKKHIDAVIDVFNKAKNKAKINGFLDANNLIDIIKITNMESRVREQYKSDKNLNIRSNLHSYNINKVDFDKWCFNQISFPEKARILELGCGTGKLWFKNKESIDKNLDITLSDFSKSMLKIAKDKLKDVDYDFKYEEINMENIPYDDESFDIVIAEHMIYFASDIEKALSEIKRVLTFGGMLYISANSCETMAELNKLAEKFDSSLGIDNNGYSSRFELENGDAVLKKHFNKVDVEILEGKIIVDDAKTVVSYKASTIQGSSMLVGEKKKEFTKYLEDHIKKNGNISITTKTCMFKAMK, encoded by the coding sequence GTGAAGATTGGTGAATTTGCTAAAAGATCCGGAGTAACTGTAAAAACATTGCTTCATTATGATAAAATTGGACTTCTTAAACCATCACAGAAAACTGATTCGGGATATAGAATTTATTGTGAAGATGATTTTTTAAAGCTTCAGCAGATTACAACTCTGAAATTTATTGGATTATCATTAAATGAAATAAGTCATATTATACATGAAAGCGGAGAAAACTTGGAAAATATGATAAGCATTCAAAAAAAGGCTTTAGAAGAAAAGAAAAAGCATATTGATGCAGTTATAGATGTTTTTAATAAAGCGAAAAATAAAGCAAAAATAAATGGATTTTTAGATGCTAACAATTTAATTGATATTATAAAGATAACTAATATGGAAAGCAGAGTAAGGGAGCAATATAAAAGTGATAAGAACCTAAACATTAGGAGTAATCTCCATAGCTATAATATAAACAAGGTAGATTTTGATAAATGGTGTTTTAATCAAATAAGTTTTCCGGAGAAGGCAAGAATATTGGAACTTGGATGTGGCACCGGAAAGCTTTGGTTTAAGAATAAAGAAAGTATAGATAAAAATTTAGATATTACTTTATCAGATTTCTCAAAAAGTATGTTAAAGATTGCAAAGGATAAATTAAAAGATGTAGATTATGATTTTAAGTATGAAGAAATCAATATGGAAAACATTCCATATGATGATGAAAGTTTTGACATTGTTATTGCCGAACATATGATTTATTTTGCATCAGATATAGAAAAAGCTTTATCTGAAATAAAAAGAGTTTTAACTTTTGGAGGAATGCTTTATATAAGTGCTAATTCATGTGAAACCATGGCAGAATTAAATAAACTTGCAGAAAAATTCGATTCAAGTCTTGGAATTGACAATAATGGATATTCATCTAGATTTGAATTAGAAAATGGAGATGCAGTTCTTAAAAAACATTTTAACAAAGTTGATGTAGAAATATTAGAAGGAAAAATAATAGTAGACGACGCAAAAACTGTAGTTTCTTATAAAGCGTCAACAATCCAAGGCAGTTCAATGCTTGTTGGAGAAAAGAAAAAAGAATTTACAAAGTATTTAGAAGATCATATTAAAAAGAATGGAAATATATCAATAACTACAAAAACTTGTATGTTTAAAGCAATGAAATAA